In Haematobia irritans isolate KBUSLIRL chromosome 1, ASM5000362v1, whole genome shotgun sequence, a genomic segment contains:
- the LOC142232185 gene encoding turripeptide OL11-like: MRFLFLCFTLVVTLLALARGDDCLRPCPMNFSPVCGEHDGSYNTYPNECAMEAAACKLGKSVTKAYDGECK; this comes from the exons atgcgTTTCTTATTTCTTTGCTTCACTTTGGTTGTGACCTTGTTGGCCTTGGCTAGAGGAGATGATTGCTTGCGTCCTTGCCCCATGAACTTTTCTCCTGTTTGCGGAGAACATGATGGAAGCTATAACACCTATCCCAACGAATGCGCCATGGAAGCTGCTGCTTGCAAGCTAGGAAAAT ctGTTACAAAAGCTTATGATGGagaatgtaaataa